The following are encoded together in the Coffea arabica cultivar ET-39 chromosome 1c, Coffea Arabica ET-39 HiFi, whole genome shotgun sequence genome:
- the LOC113735744 gene encoding uncharacterized protein produces the protein MDKTWMKISNRKDKAYELGVKNFLKFAYSQKVENQKIPCPCTQCNNFCNQTKTVVEDHLLTQGIRKSYTRWMHHGEQFRHQNCGDSTKHGDGEEDSDTEDLNDMLHDIGTAQWGDNWAGREESKDDSLNANHSDTNNFLKLLEDAKKELYPGNHFYSKLSFVVTLLHLKTMSGWTIKSFNALLEIFSHALPPEATVPKSFADAKKLIRDLGFKSEKIHACVNDCVLFRKENENFDTCPNLNCKEPRYKMAGSRVPHKVLRYFPLKPRLQRLYTHKEIASDMRWHKEKCVHDDNIMRHPADSEAWKHFDRLHPDFAVDPRNVRLGLATDGFNPFGTMSSAYSIWPIYLVPYNLSPWKCMRDPFFFLSMLIPGPKSLGNEIDVYMEPLIDELNEMWLGVETYDAYSGKKFDLRAALLWTINDFPAYAMLSGWSMKGYQACPSCMVETTCIHLPHRKKLCYTGHRRFLPIDHSWRREKKPFDGNVDFRNPVAPLSGNEILDQVQNMEVNFGKTKAQFNAKKRKRSESGLNWTKKSCFFELPYWADLLLRHNLDLMHVSKNVSEAVIATIVDIENKTKDHWLCRQDLKDLGLKKELHLIPNGDSYIMPHACYSLTKEEKKKVCEFLNSIKYPDGFASNICRCIKNGQFQISGMKSHDFHIFIQRLLPLAICGSLTKEVRQVLFELSEFFKKLCARTLHREVLEELGQKIAVILCKLERLFPPAFFDIMMHLMVHLPAEAILGGLAQYRWMFPFER, from the coding sequence ATGGATAAAACTTGGATGAAGATTAGCAATAGGAAGGACAAGGCTTATGAACTCGGAGTCAAAAATTTCCTCAAGTTTGCATATtctcaaaaagttgaaaatcagaaaatcccaTGCCCATGTACACAATGCAATAATTTTTGTAACCAAACTAAAACAGTTGTGGAGGATCACTTATTGACTCAAGGCATTCGTAAAAGCTACACAAGATGGATGCACCATGGGGAACAATTTCGACACCAAAATTGTGGGGATAGTACTAAACATGGGGATGGAGAGGAGGATAGTGATACTGAAGATTTAAATGACATGTTGCACGACATTGGGACAGCACAATGGGGGGACAATTGGGCTGGTAGGGAAGAATCAAAGGATGATAGTCTAAATGCGAATCATAGTGACACAAATAACTTTCTTAAATTGTTAGAAGATGCAAAAAAGGAGCTGTATCCAGGGAATCATTTTTACTCAAAGCTATCCTTTGTAGTCACTTTGCTCCATTTGAAAACAATGAGCGGGTGGACCATAAAGTCCTTCAATgcattgctggaaatttttagCCATGCACTACCTCCTGAAGCCACAGTTCCCAAGTCTTTTGCTGATGCTAAGAAGCTCATTCGAGACTTAGGTTTTAAATCTGAAAAAATCCATGCTTGTGTCAATGATTGTGTTCTCTTCCgcaaggaaaatgaaaattttgacacTTGTCCAAATCTAAATTGTAAAGAACCTCGCTACAAGATGGCAGGTTCAAGAGTTCCACACAAAGTTTTGCGTTACTTTCCTTTGAAGCCTAGGCTGCAACGATTATATACCCACAAAGAAATAGCTTCAGATATGAGATGGCATAAAGAAAAGTGTGTGCATGATGATAACATCATGCGGCATCCAGCAGATAGTGAAGCATGGAAACACTTTGATAGGTTGCATCCGGACTTTGCCGTTGATCCTAGAAATGTGAGGTTAGGTCTTGCAACTGATGGTTTCAATCCTTTTGGGACCATGAGTAGTGCTTATAGCATCTGGCCTATTTATCTAGTGCCATACAATCTGTCCCCTTGGAAGTGTATGAGagatcctttctttttcctatcAATGCTAATTCCTGGGCCTAAATCCCTGGGAAATGAGATTGATGTTTACATGGAGCCTTTAATAGATGAACTGAATGAAATGTGGCTTGGTGTTGAAACATATGATGCATATAGTGGCAAGAAATTTGACCTCCGGGCAGCTTTACTATGGACTATAAATGATTTTCCAGCTTATGCAATGCTGTCCGGATGGAGTATGAAAGGGTATCAAGCATGTCCTAGTTGCATGGTTGAGACAACTTGCATACATTTACCACACCGAAAAAAGTTGTGTTACACAGGTCATCGCCGCTTCTTACCCATTGACCATTCTTGGCGGCGAGAAAAAAAACCTTTCGATGGCAATGTGGACTTTAGGAATCCTGTTGCACCTTTATctggaaatgaaattttggatcaGGTACAAAATATGGAGGTAAATTTTGGGAAGACCAAGGCGCAATTCAATGCAAAGAAACGCAAGCGTTCTGAGAGTGGTTTGAACTGGACAAAGAAAAGTTGTTTCTTTGAGTTACCATATTGGGCAGACCTCCTTCTTAGGCATAATTTGGATTTAATGCATGTGTCAAAAAATGTCTCAGAGGCTGTCATTGCCACAATTGTGGATATTGAAAACAAAACCAAAGACCACTGGTTGTGTCGTCAAGATTTGAAGGATTTGGGTTTGAAAAAAGAGCTACATTTGATTCCAAATGGTGACTCTTATATCATGCCACATGCCTGTTACAGCCTAActaaggaggagaaaaaaaaagtatgtgAGTTCTTGAATTCTATCAAATATCCAGATGGGTTTGCCTCAAACATTTGCCGATGTATAAAGAATGGCCAGTTTCAAATTTCTGGAATGAAAAGTCATGACTTCCACATTTTTATACAAAGGCTACTCCCACTTGCAATCTGtggaagtttaacaaaagaagtTCGGCAAGTGCTATTCGAGTTAAGTGAATTCTTCAAAAAATTATGTGCTAGAACATTACATAGAGAGGTTCTGGAGGAGTTAGGCCAAAAAATTGCAGTCATCTTATGTAAATTAGAGAGGTTGTTCCCTCCAGCTTTCTTCGATATAATGATGCACTTGATGGTTCACTTGCCTGCTGAAGCTATCCTTGGCGGTCTAGCTCAATATCGTTGGATGTTCCCATTTGAGAGGTAG